From the Fibrobacterota bacterium genome, the window ATCACCCGGGGAGGCGATACCCTGAGCGGCAAGATCGAGAAGTTGTTCCGGCGGCCGGAGGAAATCCAGGATCCGGTATGTATCAAGTGCTCTGGGGAACGCAAGGATAAGCGCATCGTGGGAATGACAATCATGTGGGGGCTGCATCCCTCGGGGGCCGGCTGGGACGGCGGATCGGTTTTGGATCCGGCCAACGGAAAGGTGTATAGTTGCAAGCTTTCCTTATCCGAAGACAGCCAATCCTTGACGGTCCGCGGATACCTCGGCTTCTCGCTTTTAGGCCGGAGCCAGACCTGGAAAAGAGTCCTTCCCGAAGAGGTAGGAAAAGCGGTCGTCCCCGGCTCTTGAAACGGCACCGCATTTGCTAAATAGTTCCGTGCCTTCCGCGTGGAGGGTGTAACCTTTATCTGGAGTTGCTATGAACACCCGCAAAATCGCTTACCTCGTTCTGTCCGCCAGCATTGCCGCTTCCTCCGTTTTCGCCGCCGGCGCTGACAAGGCCTGCATGAAAAAGGCCAAGGAAGACTACAACATGTCCGTCAAGGCCTGTAAGGACAAGACCGGCGCGGACAAGAAGGCTTGCAAGAAGGACGCGAAGGCCGCCTACACCACGGCTAAGGACGCCTGCAAGGCTCCCGCCGCCGCCCCGGCCCCCGCTGCCGACGCTCCTGCCGCCCCCGCTGGCGACGCCAAGTAAGGTCTTCGCCGGGCCGGCTTGCCGGCCCGGCGATAACCGATTTGGGCAACCCGTATGCCTCAAATGGTGCATCGGGATCCGCCGCCCAAACGCTCCCGCTCCCGTACAGTCTCGAATCCCGGGAAGGAAATACACCGGGCGGGACTCGAACCCACGGCCAATTGTTTAGAAAACAACTGCTCTATCCAACTGAGCTACCGGTGCAAGGGAAGGGTTGGAAATCTAAGTAATCCCCTTGCCTCTGTCCTCTAAACGACAGCCCGGCCGATCAGGTCCGGAAACGGCTGGTCACCCCCATTTCCGGCGGCTAACTTCTTCCCATGGGCCAAGACCAAGCTTACTATCGGGCCATGCTGGCGCGCGATGCGCGCTTCGATGGCAAGTTCTTCGTGGGCGTGAAGACCACGGGCATCTACTGCCGTCCCGTTTGCCCCGCCCGGCCCAAGCGCCGCAACGTCGAGTTCTTCCCCGATGCGCGCTCCGCCGAAAACGCGGGCTACCGGCCATGCCTTCGCTGTCGTCCCGAAGCCGCGCCCGATTCGGCCGCCTGGAACGGATCATCGGCCTTGGTCCAACGGGCCCTTAGGGCCCTGGCCGAAAGCGGACACGAGGGCGTGGGCGAAGAGGCCTTCGCGGCCCGCTTCGGGCTGGGAGCGCGCCAACTGCGCCGCGTATTCCTCGCCGAAGTGGGCAAGACCCCGGCCCGCATCGCCGCCGATCGCCGTCTGGACTTCGCCCGCAAGCTCATCGCCGAAACCGGTTTGCCCATGGCCCGCATCGCGGGGTCGGCGGGCTTCGCTTCCGTGCGGCGCTTCAACGCCGCCATCCGCGAACGTTTCCGGCGTTCGCCCACGGAAATGCGCCGGCACCGGCGCGGCGCATCCGAAAGCGAAGGCGTGGAACTAAGCCTGCCTTTTCGTCCTCCCTTCGATTGGGACGCGTCCCTGGACTATTACCGCTCCCATGCCATCGACGGACTTGAGGCCTTTTCCGAAGGGGCTTACGAACGCCTCTTCCGATTCGGGTCCGGTCCGGCCGGGCATCTGCGCGTGAGCCTGGGGACCGGCGCGAAACTGCGTTTGCAAGTGCGCGGCGGCGACGTGGCCGATCTCGGACGCGCCGCGCGGGCGGTGCGGCGCATGTTCGATCTGGATGCCGATCCGGCCGAGGTGGCCGCGGCCTTCGCGGGCGCGCCCGGGCTTGATCGCCTGCTACGCCTGCGGCCGGGGCTGCGGGCGCCGCGGGGATGGGACGCTTTCGAGACCGCGGTTTGCGCGGTGTTGGGTCAATTGGTGAGCATCCCCCAGGCCAACCGCCTCATCGCCCAATTGATCGAGGCTTACGGGGAACCGGTCGCGCATCCCCTGGGTGGAACGGCGCGGTTGTTCCCGCGTCCCGAGTCCTTGGCCGATTCCGATCTCGCGCGCGTGGGCACGACCGGCGCGCGCAAGGCCGCGCTGCGGGAACTCGCGGCGCGGGTGGCGGCGGGGAATTTGTCCTTCTCCAGCGCCCAGGATCCGATCGCATTCCGGGCGTCCCTGCGATCCATCAAGGGCATCGGGCCGTGGACCGCCGAATACGTGAGCCTGCGGGCCCTGGGCGACGTCGATGCCTTCCCGGCGGCGGACCTGGTACTGCAACGCGCGATCGCATCCGATCCCGGCTTGGATCCGGAGCGGGTGCGGCCCTGGCGCGGCTACGCGGCCGCGCATCTATGGCGCGCCTGGACCTTGGCGCGCAGAGGGGAGAATCCATGACCTTGCTCAAGAAACGTTTTCCGACTCCTACGGGAGAAATGACCTTGGTCGCGCATGCGCGGGCCTTGGTGGGTTTGGTTTGGGACGAAAGCGAGTTGCCGCGTTTGGGCCTGGCTGCGGCAGAGCCCGGGGCGAACGCGCCTTTGGACGAGGGCGCGCGCCAGCTCCAAGAATATTTCGCGGGGAAACGCACGCGATTCGATTTGCCCCTCGATCCCGCGGGATCGGAATTCCAACGATCGGTTTGGGACCGATTGCGGGAAATTCCTTTCGGAACCACTTGGAGTTACCGGGAGCTGGCTTCGCGCGTGGGCAACCCCGGCGCGGCCCGCGCGGTCGGCTCCGCCAACGGCCGCAATCCCCTATGCATCCTGATCCCATGCCATCGCGTGGTCAGGGCTTCCGGCGATCTCGGCGGGTATGCGGGAGGGACGGAGCGAAAGGCTTTCCTGATCGAGCTGGAGGGCTCCGCGGCCAGGACCTGAGCGGCGGCTCAGGTCGCGCGAAGCGTATTCAACCTACGCCGGGCGTATCCGAACCGGCGGCCGGAACCCAACTCCAGTCCCATCCCGCGCGACCGGCTTGGGCTTCGTTCACCGCGCGCGCCAAGGCGCTTTCGCATTTGCGCAGGAACTGCACGTGGGTCTCCCCCAGGGAGCAATCCTTGCGCACGACGAAAACCTCCTTCTCGGCTTCGATGACCCCGTGCAAGTAAGGCGCCGGCATCCAACGCGCGTAAAAGACGATCATGGAATCGAGGGTCGCGAAGGTCGGCAACGCGGAATGGCCGTCCAACGGGAACGGCGTCGGGATATCCACCATGCTTGGAAGTATCGGGCCGGCGCCCGCTTCGGTCCAGGGGCTACGCGACTGATACGGAGGCCCCATCCCCCAAGGGACGCCAACTCCCCGAAAAGCCCATAGGGTTAAATTGCTATATTGTCATGCCGCCCCAGACGAGGAAATCCGATGAAATTCGACCCCACCCAAATCCTGTTTTTCGCGGCCATGATCGGCATCCTCTACTTCATGATCTTCCTGCCGAAGAAAAAGGAGCAACAGGCCTTCACCAAGATGATACAATCGCTTAAGAAGGGCGATCGGGTGATGACCCAGTCCGGGATGTACGGCGAAGTAGCCGCCATCAAAGGCGACATCGTGACCCTGGAATTCCACGACGGCGTGCGTATCGACTTCAACAAGACGGCCATCTCCAAGGCAGTGGAGGAAAAAGCCGAGGCCAAGGCCTGACGCCGCGGGCCCGCGAGGATAACCCCATGGTGCTTCCCATCTATTTGTACGGCCAAAAGGTCCTGCGCAAGCGGGCCACCGAGGTGGCCAAGGTAACCCCAGAGCTGGCCAAGCTCGCCGACGACATGCTCGAGACCATGTACCATTCCAACGGCATCGGGCTGGCCGCCCCCCAGGTCGGGCGCAGCATCCGACTGATCGTGGTGGACGTGGCGGGCGAGGAAGAGGAAAAGCATCCTTACTTCCTCTTCAATCCCGCCGTGAAGGATAGCAAGGGCGAGATCGCCGCCGAGGAAGGTTGCTTGTCGGTGCCGGGAGTATGGGCCGACGTCGAGCGCCCCGAAACCATCACGGTGGAATACCTGGACAAGAACGGCAAGCGCCAGGTGCTGAAGAACATCGATGGGCTTTTGGCCCGTTGCATCCAGCACGAGATCGATCACCTGAACGGTGTCCTTTTCGTCGATAAGATCTCGGCCACCGATCGGACCTTGAATGACGGCAAGCTGAAGAAGATCTCCAAGGAATCGAAGACCGTTCCGGCGTGAACGCCCGCCTTTCCTTTTCCATCCAGACCGGGATGGCGGCCGCGGCGCTCCTCTTCGGTTGCGCTTCCGCCCCGGTGGCCCCGGTCAGGCCCGCCTCCGCCAAAGCCAAGGCCGCGCCCACGGAGCCCGGCCGCTACGAAGGCGCCTGGTCCTCCGTTCCCGCATCCGAACTCCCCTTCCCCGAAGCGCAGGATACCCTGAGCTGGGACTTGCCCGCGGAGGCCGAATCCGGACTCGCCGGCGACTCCGCCCGTCCGCGAACTTGGGCTCCCGCATTGCCTCCCGTCTCCCGGCCCGAAGGCATCCGCCAACGGCCCCGGCCCAGGGATCTTCCCGATCGCGTCCACGTCCTATTGGCCCGTTCGCCGAAGCCGTACTCCCTATACACCTTGGGCGACGTGCAGATCATGGCGGAGATCCCCGCGGAGAAAGACAAAGGCCTCGCGCTCACGCGTCTGGCCCGGCTCAAAGGCCGCTTCGTGATCCACCGCTCCGGGGGGGCCTTCGCGGTGG encodes:
- a CDS encoding DUF2147 domain-containing protein, which encodes MRLWPVLLLAAASFASAQGLSPEGWWKTVDDKTGRVKSIVHITRGGDTLSGKIEKLFRRPEEIQDPVCIKCSGERKDKRIVGMTIMWGLHPSGAGWDGGSVLDPANGKVYSCKLSLSEDSQSLTVRGYLGFSLLGRSQTWKRVLPEEVGKAVVPGS
- a CDS encoding DNA-3-methyladenine glycosylase 2 family protein — protein: MGQDQAYYRAMLARDARFDGKFFVGVKTTGIYCRPVCPARPKRRNVEFFPDARSAENAGYRPCLRCRPEAAPDSAAWNGSSALVQRALRALAESGHEGVGEEAFAARFGLGARQLRRVFLAEVGKTPARIAADRRLDFARKLIAETGLPMARIAGSAGFASVRRFNAAIRERFRRSPTEMRRHRRGASESEGVELSLPFRPPFDWDASLDYYRSHAIDGLEAFSEGAYERLFRFGSGPAGHLRVSLGTGAKLRLQVRGGDVADLGRAARAVRRMFDLDADPAEVAAAFAGAPGLDRLLRLRPGLRAPRGWDAFETAVCAVLGQLVSIPQANRLIAQLIEAYGEPVAHPLGGTARLFPRPESLADSDLARVGTTGARKAALRELAARVAAGNLSFSSAQDPIAFRASLRSIKGIGPWTAEYVSLRALGDVDAFPAADLVLQRAIASDPGLDPERVRPWRGYAAAHLWRAWTLARRGENP
- a CDS encoding methylated-DNA--[protein]-cysteine S-methyltransferase, which translates into the protein MTLLKKRFPTPTGEMTLVAHARALVGLVWDESELPRLGLAAAEPGANAPLDEGARQLQEYFAGKRTRFDLPLDPAGSEFQRSVWDRLREIPFGTTWSYRELASRVGNPGAARAVGSANGRNPLCILIPCHRVVRASGDLGGYAGGTERKAFLIELEGSAART
- the yajC gene encoding preprotein translocase subunit YajC → MKFDPTQILFFAAMIGILYFMIFLPKKKEQQAFTKMIQSLKKGDRVMTQSGMYGEVAAIKGDIVTLEFHDGVRIDFNKTAISKAVEEKAEAKA
- the def gene encoding peptide deformylase, encoding MVLPIYLYGQKVLRKRATEVAKVTPELAKLADDMLETMYHSNGIGLAAPQVGRSIRLIVVDVAGEEEEKHPYFLFNPAVKDSKGEIAAEEGCLSVPGVWADVERPETITVEYLDKNGKRQVLKNIDGLLARCIQHEIDHLNGVLFVDKISATDRTLNDGKLKKISKESKTVPA